A section of the Mangifera indica cultivar Alphonso chromosome 12, CATAS_Mindica_2.1, whole genome shotgun sequence genome encodes:
- the LOC123192474 gene encoding serine/threonine-protein kinase-like protein ACR4, whose translation MNLVENVVYDCFLGLLSISVVILAVVLFFSCRKKPVESEESLPVRISACSYPLTDIDAATDGFNGRRIIGYGRLGTVYSAVLSTGDLVAVKRIHPWLVLSNAGFNFSSIIKTISQAQHPNIVPILGFSQAPGERIIVMEFVGMASLEFSLHKNNDGASLLDWRRRLMIAAGAAKGLEYLHEGMVPNVIHGCIKASNILLDSKFCPKISDYGLSFMAPQEKRGLVGYVDDEYWGERGGGGAKENDVYGFGVVLLELLSGRSSEEGLLVNWALPLIKVMRLSELLDPRLPFPSDVKPLVRLAKVALACVGNSRKSRPSIVPVAAILNNLDNNQLVL comes from the coding sequence ATGAACCTTGTTGAGAATGTTGTTTATGATTGTTTCCTGGGGCTTCTTTCAATCTCCGTCGTCATTCTTGCTGTTGTTCTCTTTTTCAGTTGCAGAAAAAAACCTGTAGAATCTGAAGAATCGCTTCCCGTCAGGATTTCTGCCTGCTCATATCCATTAACAGATATAGATGCCGCCACTGATGGCTTCAACGGTCGAAGAATAATCGGCTACGGTCGCCTTGGAACCGTTTATTCAGCTGTGTTATCAACCGGAGACTTGGTTGCCGTGAAGAGAATACATCCCTGGCTAGTTCTAAGCAACGCCGGATTCAATTTCTCGTCCATAATCAAAACAATCTCTCAAGCACAGCACCCTAATATAGTCCCGATTTTAGGGTTTTCACAGGCGCCAGGAGAGAGAATTATTGTAATGGAATTCGTTGGTATGGCGAGTTTAGAATTTTCTCTGCATAAAAATAACGATGGGGCTTCTCTTTTGGATTGGAGACGGCGTTTGATGATTGCCGCAGGAGCAGCAAAAGGGCTTGAGTATTTACACGAAGGTATGGTGCCAAATGTAATACATGGCTGCATAAAGGCTTCAAACATATTATTAGATTCTAAATTTTGTCCAAAGATTTCTGATTATGGGCTCTCCTTTATGGCTCCCCAAGAGAAGAGAGGACTTGTGGGGTATGTAGATGATGAGTATTGGGGTGAGAGAGGCGGCGGAGGTGCCAAAGAGAACGATGTTTATGGATTTGGTGTGGTTTTGTTAGAGCTGTTGAGTGGGAGAAGTAGTGAAGAAGGATTGCTTGTTAACTGGGCATTACCTTTGATTAAGGTAATGAGATTAAGTGAACTTTTAGACCCTCGACTTCCATTTCCTTCTGATGTTAAACCTCTGGTTAGATTGGCTAAAGTTGCCCTAGCTTGTGTTGGTAATTCTAGAAAGAGTAGGCCTTCAATCGTTCCGGTGGCTGCTATTTTGAACAACTTGGATAATAATCAGCTAGTTCTTTGA
- the LOC123192347 gene encoding receptor-like protein kinase HSL1: protein MNFLLLLLLLPLFLFSPFLVLSLNQEGLYLQHVKLGLSDPDSSLSSWDNSRDDTPCSWFGVTCDSRTHSITSIDLSNANIAGAFPSLLCRLQNLTSLTLYNNSINDTLPDDISTCQSLEHLDLAQNLLTGTLPHTLAYLPNLKYLDLTGNNFSGEIPESFGSFQKLEVISLVYNLMDGSIPPFLGNITSLKMLNLSYNPFLPSRIPPEFGNLTNLEILWLTECNLVGEIPDSLGQLGKLVDLDLALNNLVGNIPSSLTELTSIVQIELYNNSLAGKLPTGWSKLTHLRLLDASMNDLTGPIPDELSRLPLESLNLYENRFEGNLPASIADSPNLYELRLFRNQLTGGLPRDLGKKSPLKWLDVSSNQFTGEIPAGLCEKGELEELLMIDNKFSGQIPESLGECRSLTRIRLRSNRLSGEVPPHFWGLPHVYLLELADNSFSGEISKTIAGAANLSLLIINKNNFSGSLPEEIGFLKNLNVLSGSENNFSGSLPESITNLGELGTLALDGNDLSGELPVRVHSWKRLNELNLANNGFQGKIPDDIGSLSVLNYLDLSNNRLSGKIPVGLQNLKLNQLNLSNNRFYGELPPMFAKDSYRKSFLGNPGLCGDLEGLCDGSGEEKNRGYAWLLRSIFILAALVFVFGLVWFYLKYRRFKNARGIDKSKWTLMSFHKLGFSEYEILDGLDEDNVIGTGSSGKVYKVVLSNGEAVAVKKLWGGVRKECERGGDIEKGQAHGQVQEDGFQAEIETLGKIRHKNIVKLWCCCTTRDCKLLVYEYMPNGSLGDLLHSSKGGLLDWPIRYKIIVDAAEGLSYLHHDCVPPIVHRDVKSNNLLLDGDFGACVADFGVAKVVDSCGKPKSMSVIAGSCGYIAPEYAYTLRVDEKSDIYSFGVVILELVTGKRPVDPEFGEKDLVKWVCTTLDQKGLEHVLDPKLDSCFKEDICKVLNIGLLCTSPLPINRPAMRRVVKMLQEVGGDNQPKTAKKDGKLSPYYYEDSSDQ from the exons AtgaactttcttcttcttcttcttcttcttcctctcttctTGTTTTCTCCTTTCCTGGTTCTTTCTCTGAACCAAGAAGGCCTCTACCTCCAGCACGTTAAGCTCGGGCTTTCCGACCCGGACTCTTCTCTTTCGTCGTGGGACAACTCGCGTGATGACACGCCCTGTTCGTGGTTTGGTGTCACCTGCGACTCACGCACTCACTCAATCACCTCTATTGACCTTTCCAACGCCAACATTGCCGGTgcttttccttctcttttatGCCGTCTTCAAAACCTCACTTCCCTTACGCTCTACAACAACTCCATCAATGACACTCTTCCTGATGACATCTCAACGTGTCAAAGTCTTGAACACCTTGACCTTGCGCAGAATTTACTCACTGGTACACTTCCTCACACTTTGGCTTATCTTCCGAACTTGAAATATCTCGATTTGACGGGAAATAATTTCTCTGGAGAAATTCCTGAAAGTTTCGGCAGCTTTCAAAAACTTGAGGTTATTTCTCTCGTTTATAACCTTATGGATGGGAGCATTCCGCCATTCTTGGGAAATATTACTTCGCTTAAAATGCTCAATTTGTCTTACAACCCCTTTTTGCCGAGTCGGATTCCGCCGGAGTTTGGTAATTTAACGAATTTGGAGATTCTTTGGCTTACTGAATGCAACTTGGTGGGTGAGATTCCCGACTCTCTGGGTCAACTCGGGAAACTCGTTGATTTGGACCTGGCTCTAAACAATTTAGTTGGTAACATTCCGAGTTCACTCACTGAGTTGACTAGTATAGTTCAAATTGAGCTGTATAACAACTCATTAGCGGGAAAATTACCCACGGGGTGGTCCAAATTGACCCATCTAAGACTCTTAGACGCTTCAATGAACGATTTGACTGGGCCAATTCCTGACGAATTGAGTCGGTTACCGCTCGAAAGTCTCAATCTTTACGAGAACCGGTTCGAAGGGAACCTGCCAGCCAGCATCGCCGACTCACCGAATTTGTACGAACTCAGACTGTTCCGAAACCAACTCACTGGCGGCTTACCCCGAGATCTCGGCAAAAAATCGCCGCTCAAATGGCTGGACGTATCGAGCAACCAATTCACCGGCGAAATACCGGCGGGTTTATGCGAAAAAGGCGAGCTAGAAGAGTTGTTAATGATAGACAACAAATTCTCTGGTCAAATACCGGAAAGTTTGGGTGAATGCCGGAGCTTGACACGTATCCGGCTACGTTCCAACCGGTTATCTGGTGAGGTGCCTCCGCATTTCTGGGGACTTCCTCACGTGTACTTGCTTGAACTCGCTGACAATTCTTTCTCTGGAGAAATTTCTAAAACGATTGCTGGAGCAGCCAATCTTTCGCTTTTgattataaataagaataattttagTGGATCATTGCCTGAAGAGATTGGTTTCTTGAAAAACCTTAACGTGCTTTCCGGTAGTGAGAATAACTTTAGTGGGTCCCTGCCTGAGAGTATTACAAATCTTGGTGAGTTGGGAACTCTTGCGCTTGATGGTAATGATTTATCAGGTGAGTTACCGGTTAGGGTTCATTCATGGAAGAGATTAAACGAGCTTAACTTAGCTAATAATGGGTTTCAAGGGAAGATACCTGATGATATTGGAAGCTTATCAGTGTTaaattatcttgatttgtcaaATAATCGTCTTTCCGGGAAGATCCCTGTTGGGTTACAGAATTTGAAGCTAAATCAACTTAATCTTTCCAACAATAGGTTTTATGGGGAGCTTCCACCGATGTTTGCAAAAGACAGCTATAGGAAAAGCTTCCTTGGTAATCCTGGTTTATGTGGAGATTTGGAGGGTTTGTGTGATGGTAGTGGTGAGGAAAAGAATAGAGGTTATGCGTGGTTGCTAAGGTCTATTTTTATACTTGCTGCCTTAGTGTTTGTTttcggtttggtttggttttactTGAAGTACAGAAGATTCAAGAATGCAAGAGGTATAGATAAGTCAAAATGGACGTTGATGTCTTTCCATAAACTGGGCTTCAGTGAGTATGAGATTTTAGATGGGCTTGATGAAGATAACGTGATAGGAACTGGATCTTCTGGGAAAGTGTATAAGGTTGTGCTTAGCAATGGAGAGGCTGTTGCCGTGAAAAAGCTCTGGGGAGGAGTTAGGAAAGAGTGTGAACGTGGAGGTGATATTGAGAAAGGCCAGGCACATGGTCAAGTTCAAGAAGATGGGTTTCAAGCTGAGATTGAGACTTTGGGGAAGATTAGGCACAAGAACATTGTTAAGCTCTGGTGCTGCTGTACAACCAGGGATTGCAAGCTTTTGGTCTATGAGTACATGCCAAATGGTAGCTTGGGTGATTTGCTGCATAGCAGTAAGGGAGGGTTGTTGGATTGGCCAATAAGGTACAAGATAATTGTTGATGCAGCTGAGGGACTTTCCTATTTGCATCATGATTGTGTTCCTCCAATTGTGCATAGAGATGTTAAGTCTAACAACCTCTTGTTGGATGGAGACTTTGGTGCTTGCGTTGCTGATTTTGGTGTAGCCAAGGTGGTTGATTCATGTGGAAAACCCAAATCAATGTCTGTCATTGCTGGTTCTTGTGGTTACATTGCACCAG AGTATGCCTACACACTACGTGTGGATGAGAAGAGTGACATATATAGTTTTGGAGTTGTCATTCTTGAGTTAGTCACAGGGAAAAGACCGGTTGATCCTGAGTTTGGGGAGAAGGATTTGGTTAAGTGGGTTTGCACCACTTTGGATCAGAAAGGATTGGAGCACGTTCTTGATCCCAAACTTGATTCCTGTTTTAAGGAGGATATATGCAAGGTCCTCAACATAGGACTCCTTTGCACCAGCCCCCTGCCCATCAACCGTCCGGCAATGAGGAGGGTGGTGAAGATGCTACAAGAAGTGGGCGGAGACAACCAGCCCAAAACTGCTAAAAAGGATGGGAAATTGTCACCTTATTATTATGAAGACTCCTCAGATCAGTGA